The following are from one region of the Cottoperca gobio chromosome 13, fCotGob3.1, whole genome shotgun sequence genome:
- the LOC115018143 gene encoding zinc finger FYVE domain-containing protein 1 — translation MSEILMKEMESITIGPMKAEECPDGARSFLLVDEQENLQVRDESEFVDRLGCGDVAGVKVLSIFGNTGDGKSHTLNHILFGAESIFYTSKSPSSCTVGVWAAYDPTLCLVALDTEGLLGAAANQNQRMRLLLKVLAVSDIVVYRTRAERLHNDMFQFLSNASGAYLKHFTPELRALSSRCGLDVPLSSLGPAVIVFQETTHTQLLGHDAKVAGHADTLLQKRFHDLGLGTEAFSSVQYVGTQTVTPPTDYNRLLEAVRQQVKNTHTRSPRQPGIVFHALEALSERFCGELSDDKMIPYSFFPDEYFTCSAVCLSCNIRCKNGMNHLRDRVPHIADGLCQYVHHYNNKVLICKRCYEGGREVIVLPKTSASSDNPWFGLAKYAWSGYVLECASCGVIYRSRQYWVGNQDPESGVVRSEVKHVWEGSDTFLTNHQNAAQRVLDGMNYVIQSVSEYSTGPTKAVAAWVTDQVAPPYWRPNTEITACHGCRKVFEEAERKHHCRSCGEGFCHPCSSHRMPVPERGWGSGPVRVCMACYRQGGPPDTNSQVCKVEPRGLIARRVTEVAQSTLDLVTTAVDYPLCFMKDVARPDYWVPDQDITQCHQCSKNFTPAMSKHHCRACGEGVCGPCSTRIKPVPSRGWDHPVRVCDSCHARTDNL, via the exons ATGTCCGAAATACTGATGAAAGAAATGGAGAGCATCACGATCGGTCCAATGAAGGCAGAGGAGTGTCCAGACGGTGCTCGGAGCTTCCTGCTGGTGGATGAACAGGAAAACCTGCAG GTCCGCGATGAGTCTGAGTTTGTGGACAGACTCGGCTGTGGGGACGTGGCAGGAGTCAAGGTCCTCTCCATCTTTGGCAACACCGGTGATGGCAAGTCCCACACTCTCAACCACATCCTATTCGGTGCTGAGAGTATATTCTACACCTCCAAGTCCCCCAGCTCCTGTACGGTGGGAGTGTGGGCTGCGTATGACCCCACCCTCTGCCTGGTCGCCCTGGATACTGAGGGTCTGTTGGGGGCCGCAGCCAATCAGAACCAGAGAATGCGGCTGCTGCTAAAG GTATTGGCAGTGTCTGATATAGTAGTCTATCGTACACGGGCAGAACGCCTCCACAACGACATGTTCCAGTTCCTGAGCAACGCCTCGGGAGCCTACCTGAAGCACTTCACCCCAGAGCTCCGGGCCCTCTCGAGCCGCTGTGGTCTGGACGTGCCGCTCTCTTCTCTTGGGCCTGCCGTTATCGTCTTCCAGGAGACAACGCACACCCAGTTGCTTGGTCATG ATGCTAAAGTGGCCGGCCACGCCGACACGCTGCTCCAGAAGCGTTTTCACGACCTGGGTTTGGGGACAGAGGCCTTCAGCTCAGTGCAGTATGTCGGCACCCAGACCGTCACGCCTCCCACTGACTACAACAGGCTGCTGGAGGCCGTCAGGCAACAAGTGAAGAACACTCACACGCGCTCCCCCCGCCAGCCTGGGATAGTGTTTCACGCTCTGGAG GCCCTGAGTGAGCGTTTCTGTGGAGAACTGTCAGACGACAAGATGATTCCGTACTCCTTCTTCCCAGATGAGTACTTCACCTGCTCCGCTGTCTGCCTCAGCTGCAA CATTCGCTGTAAAAATGGAATGAACCATCTGAGAGACAGAGTCCCCCACATAGCAGATGGACTGTGCCAGTATGTGCACCATTACAACAACAAGGTCCTTATCTGTAAG AGGTGCTAtgaaggaggcagagaggtGATTGTGTTGCCCAAGACGTCAGCTTCCTCTGACAACCCGTGGTTTGGACTGGCCAAGTACGCCTGGTCAGG CTATGTGTTGGAGTGTGCTAGCTGTGGTGTAATCTACCGCAGCAGACAGTACTGGGTGGGAAACCAGGACCCTGAGAGTGGCGTGGTGCGATCTGAGGTCAAGCATGTCTGGGAGGGG TCGGACACCTTTCTGACCAACCACCAGAACGCTGCCCAGAGGGTCCTGGATGGGATGAACTACGTGATCCAGTCAGTGTCAGAGTACAGCACCGGGCCCACCAAAGCTGTTGCCGCCTGGGTCACTGACCAGGTGGCACCGCCATACTGGAGACCCAACACCGAGATCACT GCCTGTCATGGCTGTCGGAAGGTGTTTGAGGAGGCGGAGAGGAAGCATCACTGCCGATCATGTGGCGAGGGTTTCTGCCACCCCTGCTCCAGCCACAGGATGCCGGTGCCAGAGAGAGGCTGGGGCAGTGGCCCGGTTAGGGTGTGTATGGCCTGCTACCGACAGGGTGGACCACCTGATACTAACAGTCAGG TGTGTAAGGTGGAGCCTCGTGGTCTGATAGCCCGCAGAGTGACGGAGGTGGCCCAGTCTACACTGGACCTGGTCACCACGGCTGTGGACTACCCTCTCT GTTTTATGAAAGATGTGGCTCGGCCGGACTACTGGGTGCCAGATCAGGACATCACCCAGTGCCACCAGTGCTCCAAAAACTTCACTCCGGCAATGTCCAAGCACCACTGCAGGGCCTGTGGAGAGGGCGTGTGCGGCCCCTGCTCCACACGCATCAAGCCTGTGCCCTCCCGAGGCTGGGACCACCCGGTCAGAGTGTGTGACAGCTGCCACGCCCGCACGGATAATCTGTGA
- the rnf7 gene encoding RING-box protein 2, translating to MSAIFCCYGEERLLKQLALALLITVTSILFSLASLANCAAEMDDGDEPVIVLSHNTSSGSKSGGDKMFSLKKWNAVAMWSWDVECDTCAICRVQVMDACLRCQAENKQEDCVVVWGECNHSFHNCCMSLWVKQNNRCPLCQQDWVVQRIGK from the exons ATGAG CGCCATCTTTTGTTGCTATGGAGAAGAACGTTTGTTAAAgcagctagcattagcattgcTTATAACTGTTACGTCCATTTTGTTTAGCTTAGCTAGCCTGGCTAACTGTGCAGCAGAGATGGATGACGGTGACGAGCCGGTGATAGTCCTCTCTCACAACACTTCTTCAGGCTCTAAATCGGGCGGGGACAAGATGTTTTCCCTAAAGAAGTGGAACGCTGTGGCGATGTGGAGTTGGGACGTTGAGTGTGATACTTGTGCCATTTGTCGGGTACAAGTGATGG ACGCTTGTCTCCGATGCCAGGCggaaaacaaacaggaggacTGTGTTG TTGTATGGGGAGAGTGCAACCACTCCTTCCATAACTGCTGCATGTCCCTTTGGGTGAAGCAGAACAATCGTTGTCCCCTCTGCCAGCAGGACTGGGTGGTTCAGAGAATCGGCAAATAA
- the LOC115017399 gene encoding LOW QUALITY PROTEIN: rhodopsin kinase 2-like (The sequence of the model RefSeq protein was modified relative to this genomic sequence to represent the inferred CDS: deleted 2 bases in 2 codons) has protein sequence MGDLLGLDNLVANTAYLRAQCVDRDKMRKQWLTLALPKPRMSSALQASVGTKYESLCEEQPIGKKLFQQFVLASNPQYMVATEFLEELSRWRFAEDEAREKAKQSILAKFCKPESKSFLSYLTREAAERCKGLSDKNFDEMMLDQIREATRDFLRGKPFSEFLDSPFFYKYLQWKEYEKQKINDRYFYEFRTLGKGGFGEVCAVQVKHTGQMYACKKLDKRCLKKKRGEKMALLEKHILEKVNSLFIVNLAYAYDNKTHLCLVMDLMNGGDLRFHIYKLGERGIRMERVVHYMAQITTGILHLHSMDIVYRDMKPENVLLDAKGQCRMSDLGLAVELPKGKTVCQKAGTTGYMAPEILKKEYYRTSVDWWALGCSIYEMVAARLPFIDFREKVQNEEVTRRTLEDECKFEHKHFDAPSKDIISLFLKKKVAHRLGCSDDPRKHAFFKGINFHRLEAGLVEPPWVPKSNVVYAKNTDEFRDSSTVEDIDFEFKDEQFLKEFSTGAVSINWQKEMIDSGVFDELNNPQLNGHGCDTGWESSVCIIL, from the exons ATGGGTGACCTGCTGGGACTGGACAACCTGGTGGCCAACACGGCCTACCTGAGGGCTCAATGTGTAGATCGTGATAAGATGAGAAAACAGTGGCTCACCCTGGCGCTTCCCAAACCAAGGATGTCCTCAGCGCTCCAGGCATCAGTCGGGACGAAGTACGAGTCACTGTGTGAGGAACAGCCAATTGGGAAG AAGTTGTTCCAGCAGTTTGTCCTGGCCTCTAACCCGCAGTACATGGTCGCCACCGAGTTCCTGGAAGAA CTCAGTCGCTGGCGCTTTGCTGAAGATGAAGCCAGAGAGAAGGCCAAACAGAGCATCCTCGCTAAGTTCTGTAAACCGGAGTCCAAGAGTTTTCTCTCATACCTTACACGAGAGGCAGCTGAAAGATGCAAGGGTTTATCAGACAAAAACTTTGACGAGATGATGTTGGACCAGATAAGAGAAGCCACAAGAGACTTCCTGAGGGGGAAACCTTTCTCTGAGTTTCTGGATAGCCCTTTCTTTTATAAATACTTGCAGTGGAAGGAGTACGAGAAGCAGAAGATCAATGACAGATACTTTTATGAGTTTAGGACTTTGGGAAAAGGTGGCTTTGGTGAG gtgtgtgcagTACAGGTGAAACACACAGGCCAGATGTACGCCTGCAAGAAGCTGGATAAGAGGTGTTTGAAGAAAAAACGTGGCGAGAAGATGGCCCTTCTGGAGAAGCACATCCTGGAGAAAGTCAATAGCCTCTTCATTGTAAACCTGGCTTACGCTTACGACAACAAGACCCACCTGTGCCTGGTCATGGACCTCATGAATGGAGGAGACCTCAGGTTCCACATCTACAAGCTTGGGGAGCGGGGTATTCGTATGGAGCGTGTTGTTCACTACATGGCCCAGATAACCACTGGGATTCTTCACCTGCACTCTATGGACATTGTGTACCGGGATATGAAGCCTGAGAACGTACTGCTGGATGCTAAAGGACAGTGTCGGATGTCAGACCTCGGATTGGCTGTGGAGCTGCCAAAGGGCAAAACAGTTTGCCAGAAG GCTGGTACGACTGGCTACATGGCCCCTGAGATTCTGAAGAAAGAGTACTACCGCACGTCTGTAGACTGGTGGGCTCTGGGCTGCAGCATCTATGAGATGGTGGCCGCTCGTTTGCCTTTTATAGACTTCAGAGAAAAGGTGCAGAATGAGGAGGTGACTCGTCGCACTCTGGAGGACGAGTGCAAGtttgaacacaaacactttgatgCTCCCTCCAAAGATATCATCAGCCTCTTTCTCAAGAAGAAGGTGGCACATCGCCTTGGGTGCTC TGATGACCCACGAAAGCATGCATTTTTCAAGGGCATCAATTTCCATCGTCTGGAGGCCGGGCTGGTGGAGCCCCCCTGGGTGCCAAAATCCAATGTGGTGTACGCCAAGAACACGGACGAATTCAGGGACTCCTCGACAGTCGAGGATATTGATTTTGAGTTCAAGGATGAGCAATTCTTGAAGGAGTTTAGCACAGGCGCAGTCTCCATCAACTGGCAGAAGGAGATGATCGACAGCGGTGTGTTTGACGAACTGAACAACCCACAACTGAACGGCCACGGCTGTGACACGGGGTGGGAGTCCAGTGTGTGCATCATTTTGTAA